Proteins co-encoded in one Malus sylvestris chromosome 7, drMalSylv7.2, whole genome shotgun sequence genomic window:
- the LOC126629957 gene encoding chlorophyll a-b binding protein 6, chloroplastic-like → MASNTLMSCGIATTAFPSVLSSSKSKFATSAVQLPSVGANASSRFSMSADWMPGEPRPPYLDGSAPGDFGFDPLRLGEVPENLERFKESELIHCRWAMLAVPGILVPEALGLGNWVKAQEWAAVPGGQATYLGNPVPWGTLPTILVIEFLSIAFVEHQRSMEKDTEKKKYPGGAFDPLGYSKDPKKFEEYKVKEIKNGRLALLAFVGFVVQQSAYPGTGPLENLATHLADPWHNNIGDVLIPKGILP, encoded by the exons ATGGCTTCCAACACTTTGATGAGCTGTGGCATCGCCACCACTGCCTTCCCCTCAGTCCTGTCATCCTCAAAGTCTAAATTTGCGACCAGTGCAGTCCAGCTCCCAAGTGTTGGTGCCAATGCCTCCTCAAGGTTCTCCATGTCAGCCGACTGGATGCCCGGCGAGCCCCGGCCTCCTTACCTTGATGGCTCTGCACCCGG TGACTTTGGATTTGACCCACTTCGGCTAGGAGAAGTGCCCGAGAACTTGGAGAGGTTCAAGGAGTCTGAGCTCATTCACTGCAGATGGGCAATGCTTGCTGTA CCAGGGATTCTTGTACCAGAGGCTTTGGGATTGGGCAACTGGGTAAAAGCACAAGAGTGGGCTGCCGTTCCAGGAGGTCAAGCCACCTACTTAGGCAACCCAGTTCCATGGGGCACTTTGCCTACAATTTTGGTCATCGAATTCCTTTCCATTGCCTTTGTAGAACACCAACGCAGCATGGAGAAGGACACTGAAAAGAAGAAGTACCCTGGCGGGGCTTTTGACCCCTTGGGCTACTCCAAGGACCCCAAGAAGTTCGAGGAGTACAAAGTCAAAGAGATAAAAAATG GCCGGCTCGCGTTGTTGGCTTTCGTTGGGTTTGTTGTTCAACAATCGGCGTACCCTGGCACAGGACCATTGGAGAACCTGGCTACTCACTTGGCTGACCCATGGCACAACAACATCGGGGATGTCCTCATCCCCAAAGGGATTTTGCCTTGA
- the LOC126629956 gene encoding rhomboid-like protein 19 yields the protein MSTPSLSGSVGAFSGFTRLCKGLAVVLIGGHIVVQLLPHAVDYLALIPARTIPFVWNLITSGYIEQSIYGVVISTLGLLFIGKLLEPVWGSREFLKFIFVVNFLTSICTFVTAIAMYYITMTEFYLYMPVSGFHGVLSGFLVGIKQIIPDQELPLLKIKAKWLPSISLLLSIAISFWTEKSATHLPILIFGTYTSWIYLRYWQSKPETKLKGDPSEDFAFSTFFPEFLRPVIDPVASIFHRMLCGRSEASNESQGYTLGSTSLPGSDPIEASRRRERGARALEERLAAERLAAAHGTEESGRDAAENV from the exons ATGAGCACTCCATCACTCTCAGGG AGCGTGGGTGCGTTCTCTGGGTTCACTCGGCTATGCAAGGGCTTGGCGGTGGTTCTTATTGGAGGCCACATTGTGGTTCAGCTTCTCCCTCACGCCGTTGATTACCTCGCTCTCATTCCCGCCAG GACGATTCCTTTTGTCTGGAACCTCATTACATCCGGTTACATTGAACAATCAATATATGGG GTTGTTATCAGCACTCTTGGTCTTCTTTTTATAGGGAAGCTGCTTGAACCTGTGTGGGGTTCTAGGGAGTTCTTGAAGTTCATCTTTGTTGTTAACTTCCTAACTTCCATATGCACTTTCGTCACTGCTATCGCTATGTACTACATTACAATGACGGAATTTTACCT ATATATGCCTGTTTCTGGCTTCCACGGAGTCCTTTCAGGTTTCTTAGTTGGCATCAAGCAAATCATCCCTGACCAGGAGTTGCCGTTGTTGAAAATAAAAGCTAAG TGGTTACCATCTATCTCGCTATTGTTGTCCATTGCCATAAGCTTCTGGACAGAAAAGTCAGCAACACATCTTCCAATCTTAATATTTGGAACCTATACTAGTTGGATTTACCTAAGATACTGGCAGAGTAAACCAGAAACAAAACTCAAGGGTGACCCAAGTGAAGATTTTGCATTTTCTACATTCTTCCCTGAATTTTTGAG GCCAGTCATCGATCCTGTTGCATCTATATTCCATCGGATGCTCTGTGGAAGATCTGAAGCTTCCAATGAATCCCAAGGTTACACCCTGGGCAGTACGTCATTGCCTGGATCTGACCCCATTGAAGCATCAAGAAGAAG AGAAAGAGGTGCTCGAGCTCTCGAAGAAAGATTGGCAGCTGAGAGGCTGGCTGCAGCGCACGGAACAGAAGAGTCAGGAAGAGATGCCGCGGAGAATGTTTAA
- the LOC126630220 gene encoding uncharacterized protein LOC126630220, which translates to MSFRKQLSGNMKRKKKAKDNEIAESLRGSLNKFFSTKNESVENLRENDVGEEPQNFVGESHDHENGSDLEENVADESQDHENDGDVDLNVDDDHIGVEENIESPEPIFHLNIYDPRVWDGLNAEMKDLLVENWPIRETNLTYPKDKLSRKFSSHYYNRKLPTDEIYDRKWLVYSK; encoded by the coding sequence ATGTCTTTTAGGAAACAACTCTCtggtaatatgaaaaggaaaaaaaaggcaaaggatAACGAAATTGCCGAAAGTTTAAGAGGATCTCTTAATAAATTTTTCTCTACAAAGAATGAGTCAGTTGAAAATTTAAGAGAAAATGATGTTGGTGAAGAGCCACAAAATTTTGTTGGGGAGTCTCATGATCATGAAAACGGTAGTGATTTAGAAGAAAATGTTGCTGATGAGTCTCAAGACCATGAAAATGATGGTGATGTGGATTTAAATGTTGATGATGATCATATTGGTGTAGAGGAAAATATTGAATCTCCTGAACCTATTTTCCATTTAAACATTTATGATCCAAGAGTTTGGGATGGTCTTAATGCAGAAATGAAAGACTTACTTGTAGAAAATTGGCCAATTCGAGAAACTAATCTCACTTATCCTAAGGACAAACTCTCTAGAAAATTTTCCTCACACTACTATAATCGAAAATTACCAACGGATGAAATTTATGATAGAAAATGGCTTGTGTACTCAAAATAG
- the LOC126629953 gene encoding uncharacterized protein LOC126629953: MAAITGPASSSLMISLSFKPACVLRSTRPAKTTPKSKRERQGRTAVGDFGHLGQVVRKDVEFLKRGIGRGIEWANKAFRIPEVSKAVDDVVWLRNLEDPDAPPSPAPSWPQPAYPELSGVDLLMADLKALETYALYFYYLSKIWSKPLPEVYDPESVAEYFRCRPHVVALRLLEVFSSFASAAIRIRTAGFRKFLRLSSDVDINENISQYNFGMVLKETMLSLGPTFIKVGQSLSTRPDIIGAEMAKPLSELHDQIPPFPRAMAMKIIKEELGSPAESLFSYISEEPEAAASFGQVYHGRTLDGFDVAIKVQRPNLRHTVVRDIYILRLGLGLFQNVANRKSDLRLYADELGKGLVGELDYTLEAANASKFQEAHSSFPFMLVPKVYQHLSQKRVLTMEWIVGESPTDLLSLSAAGSPVDSGSTYSERQILDAKRRLLDLVKKGVEACLVQLLETGLLHADPHPGNLRYTSSGQIGFLDFGLLCQMKKKHQFAMLASIVHIVNGDWESLVNSLTEMDVSRPGTNLRRVTMDLEYELGEVEFRDGIPDVKFSRVLSKIWSVAFKYHFRMPPYYSLVLRSLASFEGLAVAADKNFKTFEAAYPYVVRKLLTENSAATRKILHSVVFNKKKEFQWQRLSLFLKVGATRKGLHEIIAPEVDTSVSYLPSRDGGAVDVANFVLRILPSKDGVVLRRLLMTADGASLVQAMVSKEAKVYRQQFCRVIADVLYQWMYAANGRGITKTRYSSDLKMAGGPENRERGPSSRAPIYDYRAIYRDRRLRVIVSNVLKSARKSPILMLRLYWTSFVMFATAFALACHRALLSFAEDHLGPISFAPKQYAIQ; this comes from the exons ATGGCGGCGATAACGGGACCGGCATCGTCGTCGTTGATGATATCGTTGTCGTTTAAGCCAGCGTGCGTGCTGAGATCGACGAGGCCCGCGAAAACGACGCCGAAGAGCAAGCGAGAGAGGCAGGGGCGGACAGCGGTGGGGGACTTCGGACACTTGGGTCAGGTGGTTCGGAAGGACGTGGAGTTTCTGAAGAGGGGGATTGGCAGAGGGATTGAGTGGGCGAATAAGGCTTTTCGAATTCCTGAGGTTTCCAAAGCCGTAGACGACGTCGTGTGGCTTCGCAACCTCGAAGACCCCGATGCGCCGCCATCGCCAGCTCCTTCTTGGCCTCAGCCTGCCTATCCAG AGCTGTCCGGCGTGGATTTGCTCATGGCTGATCTCAAAGCTTTGGAGACGTACGCTCTTTATTTCTATTATCTGTCTAAGATTTGGTCTAAGCCACTTCCTGAAGTCTATGATCCAGAAAGTGTTGCTGAATATTTTAGATGTAGGCCCCATGTAGTGGCCTTGAGACTTCTTGAG GTATTTTCCTCCTTTGCTTCTGCTGCAATCAGAATTCGGACTGCGGGGTTCAGAAAGTTCTTAAGGCTAAGTTCGGACGTGGATATTAATGAGAACATATCACAGTACAAttttggaatggtgttaaaaGAGACTATGCTAAGTCTGGGTCCCACTTTTATCAAAG TTGGTCAGTCCCTTTCCACAAGGCCGGACATTATTGGCGCTGAGATggccaag CCATTGTCTGAGCTGCATGATCAAATTCCTCCATTTCCCAGGGCTATGGCTATGAAAATTATCAAAGAAGAATTAGGATCTCCTGCAGAGTCATTATTTAGCTACATTTCTGAGGAACCTGAGGCTGCTGCATCATTTGGTCAG GTCTACCATGGGCGTACCCTTGATGGATTTGATGTTGCTATCAAAGTTCAACGGCCTAATTTGCGTCACACTGTAGTGCGCGATATATATATTCTTCGCCTAGGG CTTGGGCTATTTCAAAACGTAGCTAATAGAAAAAGTGACCTGCGTCTATACGCTGATGAGCTCGGGAAAGGTTTAGTTGGGGAATTGGATTATACTTTAGAGGCTGCAAATGCTTCCAAGTTTCAG GAAGCTCATTCCTCCTTTCCGTTCATGCTTGTGCCAAAAgtttatcaacatttaagtCAAAAGAGAGTTCTGACTATGGAGTGGATTGTTGGTGAGAGTCCAACTGATTTACTCTCTCTGTCTGCAGCTGGAAGCCCTGTTGACAGTGGCTCTACATATTCAGAGAGGCAAATACTTGATGCCAAAAGACGTCTTCTTGATCTG GTTAAGAAAGGAGTGGAGGCATGCTTAGTTCAGCTCCTCGAAACAGGCTTATTGCATGCTGATCCACATCCTGGAAACTTGCGTTACACATCCTCGGGACAAATTGG GTTTTTGGATTTTGGCTTGCTTTGTCAGATGAAAAAGAAGCACCAATTTGCTATGCTTGCATCCATAGTGCACATAGTAAATGGAGATTGGGAATCCCTTGTTAATTCTTTGACTGAAATGGATGTTTCAAGGCCAGGGACTAATCTCAGGCGTGTGACTATG GATCTGGAATATGAACTTGGAGAAGTAGAATTTAGAGATGGAATTCCCGATGTCAAGTTCAGTAGG GTTCTGAGTAAAATCTGGTCCGTGGCCTTCAAGTATCATTTTCGCATGCCACCTTACTATTCGCTTGTTCTACGTTCTCTTGCTTCATTTGAAG GATTAGCTGTAGCTGCAGACAAAAATTTTAAGACATTTGAAGCTGCATACCCTTATGTTGTTCGGAAACTTCTCACTGAAAATTCAGCTGCGACAAGGAAAATATTACATTCG GTGGTTTTTAACAAGAAGAAGGAGTTTCAGTGGCAGAGGCTCTCTCTTTTCTTAAAAGTAGGTGCAACTAG GAAAGGTTTACATGAGATCATAGCACCGGAAGTTGATACTTCCGTCAGTTATTTACCATCAAGGGACGGTGGTGCAGTTGATGTTGCAAATTTTGTCTTGAGGATTTTACCATCCAAAGATGGTGTTGTGCTGAGAAGACTCTTGATGACTGCA GATGGAGCTTCACTGGTCCAAGCAATGGTATCCAAGGAGGCAAAGGTATACCGCCAGCAGTTTTGCAGGGTCATTGCAGATGTTCTATATCAATGGATGTATGCAGCTAATGGACGGGGCATTACAAAAACTCGGTATAGTTCCGATCTGAAAATGGCAGGCGGGCCtgaaaacagagagagaggtCCATCTTCCAGAGCTCCCATTTATGATTATCGTGCCATCTACAGAGATCGGCGACTCAGAGTGATTGTCTCGAATGTGCTTAAGTCTGCAAGGAAAAGTCCAATTCTAATGCTGAGGCTCTATTGGACTTCCTTCGTCATGTTTGCCACAGCGTTCGCTCTGGCTTGTCATCGTGCTTTATTATCCTTCGCCGAAGACCACTTAGGCCCGATATCTTTTGCTCCAAAGCAATATGCCATCCAGTGA
- the LOC126629954 gene encoding MLO-like protein 6 — MAELAKERTLEETPTWAVAVVCFVLLAVSIFIEHTIHLIGKWLARKHKRALVEALEKIKSELMLLGFLSLLLTVLQGPISDICISKSIGATWHPCKYNKSSKSGKNGRKLLEFFNPRRRLAVKGYDYCTEKGKVAFVSSYGIHQLHIFIFVLAVFHVLYCILTLGLGRYKMRTWKVWEKETKSIEYRQFSNDPERFRFARDTSFGRRHLNFWSKSPVSLCIVSFFRQFFHSVTKVDYLTLRHGFIMAHLAPGSESTFDFQKYINRSVEEDFKVIVGISPIIWFSAVLFLLSNTYGWYSYIWLPTIPLIIVLTVGTKLQVIITKMGLRIQERGDVVKGAPLVQPSDHLFWFGSPRFMLYLLHFVLFQNAFQMAFFAWSTYEFGITSCFHRSTEDIVVRLSFGVIVQVLCSYVTLPLYALVTQMGSTMKPTVFNEGVAAALKDWHHKAKKNTKHSRHSPSTTPFSSMPPSPTHGTSPVHLLHNHNYRSNDDEFYVSPRRSNLEMGHWGTEGSSHSPNNNVGASDGDEIRQMTNVRDLDQEPGSTELPRSPLPVRRTQSQHEVAISSSDISFGKGN; from the exons ATGGCTGAACTCGCTAAAGAGCGTACACTAGAGGAAACACCGACATGGGCTGTTGCTGTGGTCTGTTTTGTGTTGCTTGCAGTTTCAATCTTCATTGAACATACGATCCACCTCATAGGAAAG TGGTTAGCAAGGAAACACAAGAGAGCTCTAGTTGAAGCACTTGAGAAGATCAAATCTG AGCTTATGCTGTTGGGATTTTTATCCTTGCTCCTAACTGTGCTGCAAGGACCAATCTCTGATATATGCATATCAAAAAGTATTGGAGCCACTTGGCATCCCTGCAAATATAATAAGTCATCAAAATCTGGAAAGAATGGTAGGAAACTTCTTGAGTTCTTCAATCCCAGGCGCAGATTAGCAGTAAAAGGATATGATTACTGCACAGAGAAG GGAAAAGTAGCCTTTGTGTCTTCATATGGGATTCACCAACTCCATATTTTTATCTTTGTGTTAGCAGTTTTTCATGTGCTCTACTGCATCCTTACCTTGGGTTTGGGAAGATACAAG ATGAGAACATGGAAGGTTTGGGAGAAAGAGACAAAATCAATTGAATACCGCCAGTTCTCTAATG ATCCAGAAAGGTTTAGGTTTGCAAGGGATACATCATTTGGACGAAGACATTTGAACTTCTGGAGCAAGTCACCAGTCTCCCTCTGTATT gTCTCTTTCTTTAGACAATTTTTCCACTCAGTTACAAAGGTTGATTACTTAACTCTGAGGCATGGATTTATCATG GCACATTTGGCACCAGGAAGTGAGTCAACATTTGATTTTCAGAAGTACATAAACAGATCAGTTGAAGAGGATTTCAAAGTTATTGTGGGGATCAG TCCAATTATATGGTTCTCTGCAGTGCTGTTCTTGCTGTCCAACACTTACG GATGGTATTCTTATATTTGGCTACCAACCATCCCTTTAATT ATAGTCCTAACGGTTGGAACCAAACTACAAGTGATTATAACAAAGATGGGGCTGAGGATTCAGGAGAGAGGGGATGTAGTAAAGGGTGCACCTCTTGTTCAACCCAGCGATCACCTCTTTTGGTTCGGAAGCCCCCGCTTCATGCTCTATCTCCTCCACTTTGTTCTCTTTCAG AATGCATTTCAAATGGCCTTCTTTGCATGGAGTACA TATGAGTTTGGGATAACTTCTTGCTTCCACAGGAGCACTGAAGACATTGTCGTCAGGCTCTCATTCGG GGTCATTGTACAAGTTTTATGCAGTTATGTGACTCTGCCTCTCTATGCTCTAGTAACTCAG ATGGGTTCGACCATGAAACCTACCGTTTTCAATGAGGGAGTGGCAGCAGCACTGAAAGATTGGCACCACAAAGCCAAAAAGAACACAAAACACAGCCGCCATTCACCTTCAACCACCCCATTCTCAAGCATGCCGCCAAGTCCCACGCACGGCACGTCCCCAGTTCATCTGCTGCACAACCACAACTACCGCAGCAATGACGATGAATTTTACGTATCTCCGAGGCGATCAAACCTTGAAATGGGTCATTGGGGCACTGAAGGGTCCTCACATTCACCAAACAACAATGTTGGAGCTAGTGACGGGGATGAGATTAGGCAAATGACCAACGTTAGGGATCTGGATCAAGAGCCTGGCTCAACGGAATTGCCTCGATCTCCGCTTCCAGTTCGTCGTACCCAGTCTCAGCATGAAGTTGCCATTAGTTCATCTGATATTTCATTTGGAAAAGGCAACTGA
- the LOC126629958 gene encoding uncharacterized protein LOC126629958 — protein MEVRPNQTADNSSATHQQRQSHTAATSQKKPPASSIPVDTTSVSQRLQKELMSLMMSGGDLGVSAFPEGESIFAWVGTIEGGKGTMYEGLSYKLSLRFPLDYPFKPPQVKFETMCFHPNVDQFGNICLDVLQDKWSSAYDCRTILLSIQSLLGEPNPESPLNSYAAALWSNKEDYKKMVHRQYFAGESLES, from the exons ATGGAGGTCCGACCCAATCAGACGGCCGACAACTCGTCGGCCACGCACCAGCAGCGTCAGAGCCATACAGCAGCAACTAGTCAGAAAAAGCCTCCTGCTTCTTCCATCCCCGTCGACACCACCTCCGTTTCTCAAAG GCTTCAGAAGGAGTTGATGTCTCTCATG ATGAGTGGAGGAGATCTTGGAGTATCGGCTTTTCCTGAAGGCGAGAGCATTTTTGCATGGGTTGGCACAATCGAAGGTGGAAAAGGAACTATGTATGAGGGTTTATCGTACAAGCTTTCTTTGCGTTTTCCTCTGGACTATCCTTTCAAGCCGCCGCAAGTCAAGTTTGAGACAATGTGCTTCCATCCAAATGTTGATCAGTTTGGCAACATATGTCTTGATGTCCTGCAG GACAAGTGGTCTTCAGCATACGACTGTAGGACTATACTTCTGTCCATTCAAAGTCTGTTGGGAG AGCCAAACCCGGAGAGTCCCCTCAACAGCTATGCTGCTGCACTGTGGAGTAATAAGGAAG ATTACAAAAAAATGGTCCACCGACAGTACTTTGCTGGAGAATCATTGGAGAGCTGA